In Geminocystis sp. M7585_C2015_104, one DNA window encodes the following:
- the rplN gene encoding 50S ribosomal protein L14, with the protein MIQKQTYLNVADNTGARKIMCLRVLSTGNARYASLGDVIVAVVKEAIPNMPVKKSDIVRAVVVRTKQTVKRPSGMSIRFDDNAAVIINKDNNPRGTRVFGPVARELRDKNFTKIISLAPEVI; encoded by the coding sequence ATGATCCAGAAACAGACCTATCTCAACGTTGCCGACAACACCGGGGCACGGAAAATCATGTGCCTCAGGGTCCTGTCCACTGGTAATGCCAGATATGCAAGCCTAGGGGATGTAATAGTGGCTGTGGTGAAAGAGGCCATCCCCAATATGCCCGTCAAAAAATCCGACATTGTCAGGGCAGTGGTGGTCAGAACTAAACAAACTGTAAAGCGTCCCAGCGGCATGAGTATCCGTTTTGACGATAATGCCGCAGTCATTATCAACAAAGACAACAACCCCAGAGGGACTCGTGTGTTTGGCCCCGTAGCCCGGGAATTGCGTGACAAAAACTTCACCAAAATCATCTCTCTGGCACCGGAGGTAATCTAG
- a CDS encoding 50S ribosomal protein L24, producing MHVKKGDLVQVISGKDKGKVGEVLKAFPKNSTVIVKGVNIRTKHQKPRREGETGQIITFEAPIHSSKVMLYSEKAKVASRFNYVITEDGRKVRKLKKTGEIID from the coding sequence ATGCACGTGAAAAAAGGCGATTTAGTCCAGGTCATATCTGGCAAAGACAAGGGCAAAGTGGGGGAAGTCCTCAAAGCTTTCCCAAAAAACAGCACCGTTATAGTTAAGGGGGTAAACATTCGTACTAAGCACCAAAAACCCCGTAGAGAAGGCGAAACTGGCCAAATCATCACCTTTGAAGCCCCCATCCACAGCTCTAAGGTGATGTTGTACTCCGAAAAAGCTAAAGTAGCTAGCCGTTTCAACTACGTCATCACTGAAGACGGCAGAAAAGTAAGAAAACTAAAGAAAACCGGCGAGATCATCGACTAG
- the rplE gene encoding 50S ribosomal protein L5, producing MSRLKTYYQETIVPKLIQQFGYTNIHQVPKVIKVVLNRGLGEASQNAKALESSINEIAMITGQRPVVTRAKKAIAGFKIRKGMPVGLMVTLRREKMYSFLDRLINLALPRIRDFRGLDPNSFDGRGNYSLGIREQLIFPEVDYDSIDQIRGFDITIVTSANTDEEARALLKEMGMPFRQK from the coding sequence ATGTCCAGACTTAAGACCTATTATCAAGAAACCATAGTCCCTAAACTCATCCAACAGTTCGGCTACACCAACATCCACCAAGTACCCAAGGTCATCAAGGTGGTACTGAACAGGGGTTTAGGGGAAGCATCTCAAAATGCCAAAGCCCTGGAGTCCTCTATAAATGAAATCGCAATGATCACAGGGCAAAGACCAGTGGTTACCCGTGCCAAAAAGGCCATTGCCGGCTTCAAAATCCGCAAAGGAATGCCGGTGGGCCTCATGGTAACCCTCAGAAGAGAAAAAATGTACTCCTTCCTAGACCGTCTCATCAACCTAGCCCTTCCTCGCATCCGCGACTTCCGAGGCCTAGATCCCAACAGTTTCGACGGACGGGGGAACTACTCCCTCGGCATCCGAGAACAACTTATCTTCCCGGAAGTAGACTACGATTCCATCGACCAAATCCGTGGTTTTGACATCACCATCGTCACTAGTGCTAACACGGATGAGGAGGCAAGGGCTCTCTTAAAAGAAATGGGAATGCCTTTCCGTCAAAAATAA